The genomic region GCTTCTTGTTACTATTCTGCTGGGTTATGTTCTTCTTCCCAGAAGGTGGTGGCTACTTCCTAGAGGCGCCAAACTTTGAACCGGCTAACGGTTTGAAAACACCTGAGCATATTGCACCTGTATGGTACTTCGGCCCGTTCTACACTATTTTACGTGTTGTTCCGGATAAGTTAGGTGGTATGATCTTAATGTTTGCGGCAATCGGTATGCTATTCGCACTACCTTGGTTTGACCGTGGCTCAGTTCGTTCATTCCGCTACCGTAGTAAGTTGCACTTAGCGAACCTTATTCAATTTGCCATCTGTTTTGTTGCATTGGGTGTATTAGGTACGAAACCTGCAAGTCCAATCAATAACTTCATTGGTACCGTTGCGACGATTGGTTACTTTGGTTTCTTCATTGTCCTTTGGTTCTACTCAAAAGGCGAAAACACTAAGCCAGTTCCAGAGAGAGTGACAAAATAATGAAAAAAACGATCATTGCATTATTAGCTCTAGTGCCTGTATTAGCGTTTGCTGCAGGTCCTAGCATCCCACTAGATAAGGCCAACAACGATTTAACGGATAAACAATCGTTACGTAATGGTGCAGAAACCTTTATGAACTACTGTTTAGGTTGTCACCAATTACAATATCAACGTTACAACCGTACGTTTGCTGATCTTGGTATTGATGAGAAAGAAGGTATCGCAACCTTAATGTTCACTGGTGAAAAGCCGGGTGATCACATCACCAATACCATGCCAGCTAAAGAGGCTGCGGCTTGGTTTGGTGCTGCGCCACCGGATTTAACATTGGTAACTCGTTATAAGAAGGATGGCGTAAACTGGTTATACACCTACCTACGCTCTTTCTATGTTGATCCAAACCGTCCGTTTGGTGTAAACAACGCAGTATTTAAAGATGTTGGTATGCCTCATGTATTCCAACAATTGCAAGGTGTGCAAGAGTTAACAGACGAAGCTAAAGCAATGTTACAGTTGCCAGCAACTGAACAACGTCCATTAACGACAGATGATTTGGTGTTAACTCAACCAGGTCAATTAACACCGCAAGAGTATGACGTACTGGTACGTGACCTTGTGAACTTCCTTGAATATACTGGTGAACCAGGTAAGGTGGAGCGCAAGCGTTTAGGTTACTGGGTAATGGGTTTCCTTGTGATCCTATTTATCTTCTCATACTTGTTGAAGAAAGAGTATTGGCGCGACGTTCACTAATACGGCTTTCTTAAGCTAACTTTTTGGGGCTATACTGATTACCTGCTAAGGTAATTAACGATAGCCCCTTTGTCGTACCTATAAGGTACATCATTGATGTCTCTCATCAATAACAAAATTGATACATTTGGAGGATATATGGCTGTAGCCGCCAACAAGCGTTCTGTAATGACTCTGTTTTCTTTAGCAGATGATATGTATTCACATCAGGCAAGAATCGTTCTTGCGGAGAAAGGTGTCGGTGTTGATATTCACTTGGTAGATCCTGACAATTTACCAGAAGATCTAATTGACCTAAACCCATATGGCACTGTACCTACCTTGATTGATCGCGAACTTGCTTTATATGAAGCGAAAATCATTATGGAATACCTGGATGAGCGTTTTCCGCATCCTCCTTTAATGCCGGTTTACCCTGTTTCTCGTGGTCGTTCACGTTTGATGATGCACCGTATTGAGCATGACTGGTATTCATTAGCGAAAGTTATTATGAATAGCGAAGGCGCAGAAGCTGACAAAGCTCGTCAAGAGTTACGTGAAAGCTTATTAAGTGTTGCTCCTATTTTAAATGAAGCGCCATACTTTATGAGCGAAGAGTTTAGCTTAGTTGATTGTTATTTAGCGCCGTTACTATGGCGTTTACCTGTGCTTGGTATTGAGTTATCAGGTCAAGGTAGTCGTGAACTGAAAACTTATATGTTACGTTTATTCGATCGTCAATCGTTCCAGGCATCATTAACTGAAGCTGAGCGCGAACTTCGCTTTGGTCATCCTGCGTAATTTCTGAGTTTTGGAACACGTCATGGACATAGAGATGACCTCGAATAAGCCATATCTGATCCGCGCATTTTATGATTGGATTTTAGATAATGAGCTTACACCATATATCGTGGTAGATACCGATTACCCTAATGTGATGGTACCGGTCAACTATATTGATAATGGCCAAATCGTCCTTAATATTGCCCCTGCCTCGGTTGGTTCAATCGCTATGGTGGGCGAGGTGATCGAGTTCACCGCGCGCTTTGGTGGTAAGGTTGAGCACTTGTATGTGCCATTTGAGGCCGTAGCAGCGATTTACGCACGAGAAAATGGTGTTGGTAGCTCTTTTGCTGTTGATTATCCTGAAGCCGAGGAAGTCGAGCCTGAGCCGCCTGCTAAGCCGCAAGTAAAAGGTAAGCCTAGCTTGTCGGTTGTAAAATAGATAAAAAACCAGCGCTACGCTGGTTTTTTTACCTCTACTGTTAACTGATGCCTTGTGCTTTAAACAAGCATTGATTAGCACCATCAGTGGCTTTGTACTAGCTCATCATGGTTGCAGATGATTAACCACATTGGTTAATAAAGCGATGCTCGGTCGACAGCTAATAAAAAACGGCTTACGCCGTTTTTTATCAGAGCGAAACGAGTGTCACGCTTATATTGCTTGAAATGCTTTATATACTCTAGCAACACCATTGATATTACGAACAATATCAACGGCAATGTTTGCTTCTTTGTTATTTACTAATCCCATC from Thalassotalea sp. Sam97 harbors:
- a CDS encoding cytochrome c1, producing the protein MKKTIIALLALVPVLAFAAGPSIPLDKANNDLTDKQSLRNGAETFMNYCLGCHQLQYQRYNRTFADLGIDEKEGIATLMFTGEKPGDHITNTMPAKEAAAWFGAAPPDLTLVTRYKKDGVNWLYTYLRSFYVDPNRPFGVNNAVFKDVGMPHVFQQLQGVQELTDEAKAMLQLPATEQRPLTTDDLVLTQPGQLTPQEYDVLVRDLVNFLEYTGEPGKVERKRLGYWVMGFLVILFIFSYLLKKEYWRDVH
- the sspA gene encoding stringent starvation protein SspA, yielding MAVAANKRSVMTLFSLADDMYSHQARIVLAEKGVGVDIHLVDPDNLPEDLIDLNPYGTVPTLIDRELALYEAKIIMEYLDERFPHPPLMPVYPVSRGRSRLMMHRIEHDWYSLAKVIMNSEGAEADKARQELRESLLSVAPILNEAPYFMSEEFSLVDCYLAPLLWRLPVLGIELSGQGSRELKTYMLRLFDRQSFQASLTEAERELRFGHPA
- a CDS encoding ClpXP protease specificity-enhancing factor, which encodes MTSNKPYLIRAFYDWILDNELTPYIVVDTDYPNVMVPVNYIDNGQIVLNIAPASVGSIAMVGEVIEFTARFGGKVEHLYVPFEAVAAIYARENGVGSSFAVDYPEAEEVEPEPPAKPQVKGKPSLSVVK